The genomic interval CTCAGAACCGGCGTGAAGTTCCAGGATGGGACAGATTTCAATGCGGAGGCGGTGAAGGTTAACCTCGATCGCGCCAGCAATCCGGAAAATAGCCTCAAGCGCTATAACCTGTATAAAAATATCGCCAGCACCGAGGTGGTTGACCCGGCGACGGTAAAAATCACCCTGAAAGAGCCGTTCTCCGCATTTATCAATATCCTGGCGCATCCGGCAACGGCGATGATTTCCCCTGCCGCGCTGAAGAAATACGGCAAGGAGATTGGTTTCCACCCTGTAGGCACCGGTCCTTACGAACTGCTTACCTGGAACCAGACCGATTTTGTGAAGGTGAAGAAATTCGCGGGATACTGGCAGCAGGGGCTGCCGAAGCTCGATACCATCACCTGGCGCCCGGTGGTGGACAACAACACCCGCGCGGCGATGCTGCAAACCGGCGAGGCGCAGTTTGCCTTCCCGATCCCGTATGAGCAGGCCGCTATTTTGCAGAAAAACAGCAAGCTGGAGCTGGTCGCCAGTCCGTCGATCATGCAGCGCTACATCAGCATGAACGTCACGCAAAAGCCGTTCGATAACCCGAAGGTGCGTGAAGCTATCAACTATGCCATTAACCGTCAGGCGTTGGTGAAGGTCGCATTTGCGGGCTATGCCACGCCGGCGACCGGCGTGCTGCCGCCGGCAATCGCCTATGCGCAAAGCTATCAGCCGTGGCCGTACGATCCAGCCAAAGCGCGCGAGCTGCTGAAAGAGGCGGGCTTCCCCAACGGTTTCAGCACCACGCTGTGGTCCTCGCATAATCACAGTACCGCCCAGAAGGTGCTGCAGTTTACCCAGCAGCAGCTGGCGCAGGTCGGCATCAAGGCGCAGGTGACCGCGATGGATGCCGGACAGCGTGCGGCAGAAGTGGAGGGGAAAGGGCAGAAAGAGAGCGGCGTGCGGATGTTCTATACCGGCTGGACGGCCTCGACCGGTGAAGCCGACTGGGCGCTGTCGCCGCTGTTCGCCTCGCAGAACTGGCCTCCAACCCTGTTCAACACCGCGTTTTACAGCAACCCGCAGGTGGACAAAGACCTGGCCGATGCCCTGAAAACCACCAAACCGGAAGAGAAAGCGCGCCTCTACAAAGACGCGCAGGATATTATCTGGAAAGAGTCACCGTGGGTGCCGCTGGTGGTGGAGAAACTGGTGTCAGCCCATAATAAAGCGTTGACCGGGTTCTACATCATGCCGGACACGGGCTTTAGCTTTGACGATGCGGATTTAAAATAAACCTCATGCTGAATTATGTTTGTAAACGCCTGCTGGGGCTTATCCCGACGCTGCTGATTGTGGCGGTCCTGGTGTTTCTGTTTGTCCATATGCTGCCGGGCGATCCGGCGCGTCTGGTTGCCGGCCCTGAAGCGGATGCCACCGTCATTGACCTGGTGCGTAAGCAGCTTGGCCTCGACCAGCCGCTGTATATGCAGTTCATCCATTACATCTGTAATGTTCTGCAGGGCGATTTTGGTATCTCGATGGTGTCGCGCCGTCCGGTGTCGGAGGAGATTGCCACCCGCTTTATGCCGACGTTCTGGTTAACGATAGCCAGCATGAGCTGGGCGGTCGTGTTTGGGCTTGGCGCCGGGATTGTCGCGGCCGTCTGGCGCAACCGCTGGCCGGACAAGCTCGGCATGGCGCTGGCGGTAACCGGTATCTCCTTCCCGGCGTTCGCGCTGGGGATGCTGCTGATGCAGATCTTCTCCGTCGAACTGGGCTGGCTGCCCACCGTCGGGGCCGATACATGGAAGCATTACATCCTTCCTTCCATGACGCTGGGGGCTGCCGTTTCAGCGGTAATGGCCCGCTTTACCCGCGCCTCGTTCGTTGACGTGCTGAGCGAAGATTATATTCGCACCGCGCGGGCGAAAGGGGTTAGCGAGAAGTGGGTCATTCTGAAACACGGATTTCGCAATGCGATGATCCCGGTGGTGACGATGATGGGGCTGCAGTTTGGCTTCCTGCTCGGCGGCTCGATCGTCGTGGAAAAGGTCTTCAACTGGCCGGGACTGGGGCGCCTGCTGGTCGATTCCGTCGAGATGCGCGACTACCCGGTGATTCAGGCGGAAGTCCTGCTTTTCTCGCTGGAGTTTATTCTTATCAACTTAGTGGTGGACGTGCTCTACGCCGCCATTAACCCGGCCATCAGGTACAAGTAAGATGCGATTGTTGAACTGGCGACGTCAGGCCGTTTTAAACGCCATGCCGGGGCTAAAACCGGACCACGTCCGCACCCCGTGGTCTGAATTCTGGCGGCGTTTTCGTCGTCAGCCGGTCGCGATGACCGCGGGGCTGTTTGTGCTGCTGCTGATTGCGGTGGCAGTGATTGCGCCGTGGGTGGTGCCGTTTGATGCGGAAAACTATTTTGACTATGACCGTCTGAACGACGGACCGTCGATGCTGCACTGGTTCGGTGTGGACTCCCTCGGGCGGGATATCTTTAGCCGCGTGCTGGTGGGGGCGCAGATCTCGCTTGCCGCTGGGGTGTTCGCGGTGCTGATCGGCGCGGCCATCGGTATCGTGCTGGGTCTCGTTGCCGGGTATTACGAAGGCTGGTGGGACCGCATTATCATGCGCGTCTGCGACGTGCTGTTTGCTTTCCCCGGCATTTTGCTGGCGATTGCCGTGGTGGCGATCATGGGCAGCGGCATGGCGAACGTCATTATTGCTGTAGCGATCTTTTCGATTCCCGCGTTTGCGCGTCTGGTGCGCGGCAACACGCTGGTGCTTAAACAGCAGACCTTTATCGAGTCCGCCCGCAGCATGGGGGCCAGCGACGCCACCATTCTGTTCAGCCATATTTTGCCGGGTACGGTGTCGTCTATCGTGGTTTATTTCACCATGCGTATCGGCGTGTCGATTATCTCGGCGGCCAGCCTGTCGTTTCTGGGGTTAGGCGCACAGCCTCCGACGCCGGAGTGGGGCGCGATGCTGAACGAGGCGAGGGCAGATATGGTGATTGCGCCGCACGTGGCGATCTTCCCGAGTCTGGCGATTTTTCTGACCGTGCTGGCGTTTAACCTGCTGGGTGACGGGCTGCGCGACGCGCTGGATCCG from Enterobacter sp. JBIWA008 carries:
- the gsiB gene encoding glutathione ABC transporter substrate-binding protein GsiB, which gives rise to MVTFIARRWLLAASATAALSAAPAFAAKDVVVAVGSNFTTLDPYDANDTLSQAVAKSFYQGLFGLDKEMKLKNVLAEGYTVSDDGLVYTIKLRTGVKFQDGTDFNAEAVKVNLDRASNPENSLKRYNLYKNIASTEVVDPATVKITLKEPFSAFINILAHPATAMISPAALKKYGKEIGFHPVGTGPYELLTWNQTDFVKVKKFAGYWQQGLPKLDTITWRPVVDNNTRAAMLQTGEAQFAFPIPYEQAAILQKNSKLELVASPSIMQRYISMNVTQKPFDNPKVREAINYAINRQALVKVAFAGYATPATGVLPPAIAYAQSYQPWPYDPAKARELLKEAGFPNGFSTTLWSSHNHSTAQKVLQFTQQQLAQVGIKAQVTAMDAGQRAAEVEGKGQKESGVRMFYTGWTASTGEADWALSPLFASQNWPPTLFNTAFYSNPQVDKDLADALKTTKPEEKARLYKDAQDIIWKESPWVPLVVEKLVSAHNKALTGFYIMPDTGFSFDDADLK
- the gsiC gene encoding glutathione ABC transporter permease GsiC, with translation MLNYVCKRLLGLIPTLLIVAVLVFLFVHMLPGDPARLVAGPEADATVIDLVRKQLGLDQPLYMQFIHYICNVLQGDFGISMVSRRPVSEEIATRFMPTFWLTIASMSWAVVFGLGAGIVAAVWRNRWPDKLGMALAVTGISFPAFALGMLLMQIFSVELGWLPTVGADTWKHYILPSMTLGAAVSAVMARFTRASFVDVLSEDYIRTARAKGVSEKWVILKHGFRNAMIPVVTMMGLQFGFLLGGSIVVEKVFNWPGLGRLLVDSVEMRDYPVIQAEVLLFSLEFILINLVVDVLYAAINPAIRYK
- the gsiD gene encoding glutathione ABC transporter permease GsiD, yielding MRLLNWRRQAVLNAMPGLKPDHVRTPWSEFWRRFRRQPVAMTAGLFVLLLIAVAVIAPWVVPFDAENYFDYDRLNDGPSMLHWFGVDSLGRDIFSRVLVGAQISLAAGVFAVLIGAAIGIVLGLVAGYYEGWWDRIIMRVCDVLFAFPGILLAIAVVAIMGSGMANVIIAVAIFSIPAFARLVRGNTLVLKQQTFIESARSMGASDATILFSHILPGTVSSIVVYFTMRIGVSIISAASLSFLGLGAQPPTPEWGAMLNEARADMVIAPHVAIFPSLAIFLTVLAFNLLGDGLRDALDPRIKG